GATATCAGCCGCGCGGCCCGCTGCCTGAAAGCCATGTCCCATCCTTTGCGCCTGAAAATTCTTTGCGTATTGGGCAGCAACTCGATCAGCGTACAAGACATTGTGGAACAGGTCGGAACCAGCCAGAGCAATATCTCGCAACATTTGGCGATATTGCGGGATAAAGGCATTCTCGACTATAAAAAGGAAGCCAACCGAGTTTATTACTTCATCGACGACGAACGCGTCATTCATCTGATTCAAATGATGCGCAGCATATTTTGCGGCGTTTAAACAGCGAAAACCACCAACATGAATGCACCCATAGAACAATATATCGAATTTGCCACCAACCATTATTTGCTGGTATTTGCACTGGTCTGCGTAATTTTCCTGCTCATTCAGGACTTGATTGCCAATTCTTTCAATAAGTACGAAAACATCTCGCCGCTGATCGCCGTCACCAAAATGAATAGCGACGACGTTGTGGTCCTGGACGTCCGGGAACAGCACGAATTCACCAAAAGCCATATCGAGAATGCGCTGAACATCCCGCTCGGCAAAGTCGAAGAACAGCTGACCGCACTGGAAAAACACAAAAAACACCCACTGATCGTTACCTGCCAAACCGGAGCCCGTTCGACCGCCGCTTGCAAAACCCTGACCAAAGCCGGCTTCGAACAGGTCTACAACATGATTGGCGGCATGCAGTCATGGGAAGATAACAAACTGCCGATCAAGCTCGGCAAAACCAAAGATTAACCAACCAACCCGCAAATCAAGACCATGGCCGAAAATAACGCATCCAGCGAAAAACAATTCATCATTCAAAAGATCTACACCAAAGACATTTCTTTTGAAACCCCAAACTCACCAAAAATATTCACCCAAAAATGGGAACCGGCGCTGGACCTCAACCTCGGTACTAACGTATTACCTATCGAAAACTCAATGTTCGAAGTCTCGCTGACATTGACCGTAACCGTCAAAGTCGGCGAAAGCACAGCCTACCTGGTTGAAGTCAACCAGTCCGGCGTGTTTCTGATCGCCGGCTTTACCGAGCAGGAAATGGGGCCCATGCTGGGTAGCTTTTGCCCGAACATCCTGTTTCCCTACGCTCGCGAAGTGATTTCCGACTTGGTCAGCAAAGGCGGATTCCCGCAATTGATCCTGGCTCCGGTCAATTTCGACGCTCTGTACATGCAACATCTGCAGCAGACACAACAATCTCCGCAAAACAGCGAAACAAAAACCCTGAACTAAGAGCAGGATGCCGCCATCAATCAGCATCCTGGGCGCCGGATCATGGGGAACCGCCTTGGCGATCCAAGCGGCCAGAAATGGCTGCGCCACATCGCTATGGGGACATAATCCGCAACACATCGCAGCGTTGCAGCGAGCCCGCGAAAACCACCGTTACCTGCCCGGCGCCCAATTCCCGGTGACTCTCGAGCTTACCGGCGACATCGGCAAGGCGGTAGCGTTTAGCCCGCTGCTGTTGATTTCGGTTCCGAGTCACGCCTTCCGCGATACTTTGGCAACCATAAAACCCTTGCTAGCGGAAAAACCGATGATCGCCTGGGCGACCAAAGGTTTCGACGGCCGCGATGGCGCCCTGTTAAGCCGGGTCGTTGCCGAAATTCTGGGTGAGGATATCGAGACCGCCGCACTATCCGGGCCGACTTTCGCCGGCGAAGTAGCCGCCGATCTGCCCACCGCAGTGACTGTGGCCTCGGCATCCGATGCCTTTTCCTCCCGCCTCAGTGCGATACTGCACAACCAGCGCTTCCGGGTCTACACCAGCCGCGACATCATCGGCGTCCAGGTCGGCGGCGCCTGCAAAAACGTTTTGGCTATCGCAGCCGGAATCGCCGACGGCCTGGGCTTCGGCGCCAACACGCGCGCAGCACTGATCACTCGAGGCCTGACCGAAATCATGCGCCTCGGCATCCGCCTTGGTGGCCAAGCCGACACCTTTATGGGCCTGGCCGGCCTAGGCGACTTGATCCTGACCTGCACCGACGACCAATCCCGCAACCGCCGCTTCGGACTGGCGCTGGGACGCGGACTCGGCCAGCCCCAGGCGCTAGCGCAAATCAACCAGGAAGTGGAAGGCATCTCCGCCGCCCGCGAAACCTTCGGGCTATCGCAAAAATACGGAGTCGAAATGCCTATCACCGAGCAGGTCTATAACGTGCTCTTCGAGAATCTCCCACCCAAACAAGCCGTACAGAATCTGCTGAACCGGGACCAAAAGCCCGAACAAGCCTGATTCATCTCTCCCTGCTGGCAACATTCGCCCGGATAATCTCGCCCATCCAAGCGCAATTTCTTCCGATAACCCCGACTCCCGGCAAGCCTCGAAATCCGGCTTTTCGGCAAAATCACCTTATAAAATTGAGTATTAGCACGTATTAATTGCGATTTACATCAAAAATCGGCATTAACGTTTTGATACCAATCGATTTTACCCCATTCCCCACCAGCCGCCCGCACCGCCCCCCCCAACACAGCGTAAGTCATTGTAGAAAAAGAAAGAATTTAATTTGACTGCCTCTTGACTAAGCCCATTTTGAAAACTATAGTGGTGCAAAAATGATGTAAAGTGGGCATAAATGGATTTTTTTGGCTTTTTGAGGATTTGATTTGTTTCGAGGCATTAGTTCAATCAGTTTGGATGCGAAAGGGCGCGTTGCGATTCCTACCCGCTATCGGGAGGAGTTACAGGAGTGCTGCGACCGCCAATTGGTTGTGACTGTTGCGGTCGACGACAAATGCGTGGGCGAGCCCGGCTGCCTCTGGCTTTACCCGTTGCCGGAATGGGAAAAACTGGAACAGACCATCAGCAAATTACCCACGCTGAACAAAATGGCCGGAAAGCTGCGCCGTTTTGTCATAGGCAACGCCTCGGAATGCGAAATGGATGGCCAGGGCCGGCTGTTGCTACCGGAAAAATTGCGCGAGTTCGCCGGCTTGGAAAAACACATTGTGCTGGTCGGCCAGCTCAACAAATTCGAGATTTGGAACGAAGACGCCTGGAAGGCGAAAGAACGGGAATGGATGGACGGTAACGACAACGAGGGCCTCGAAGAACTTGGCTCTTTGTCGTTTTGACGGAGATGCCGGCCCACCAGACCGTTTTATACGCCGAAGCGCTTGAGCAACTCGCGATAAAACCGGACGGAACCTATCTGGATTGCACTTTCGGCCGCGGCGGCCATAGCCGCGGCATTTTGGCCGGTTTGGACGAATCGGGCCGGTTGCTGGCACTGGATAGAGATGCGGATGCGATTGCCAGCCCGGAAGCGAAGAAATTGCGCCAGGACCCCAGATTCGAACTGCACCACGCCAGCTTTGCCGAATTGGCCGCAGTGGTCGGACGCAAAGGATATGCCGGCAAGATCGACGGGATTTTGATGGACTTGGGCGTATCGTCGCCGCAACTGGACATCGCCGAGCGCGGTTTCAGTTTTCTACGCGACGGGCCATTGGACATGAGAATGGATACCGGACGCGGCATGTCGGCGGCGGATTATCTGGCTCGGGTTGAAGAAAACGAACTGGTGCGGATTTTATTCGAATACGGCGAAGAACGGTTTGCCAAACGCATCGCCCGCGCGATCGTCAGCCAGCGCCAACAGGCTCCGATTACGACCACGCTGGAATTGGCGAGATTGATAGAACACAGCGTACCGTTTCGCGACAAGCACAAACATCCTGCCACGCGCAGTTTCCAGGCGATCAGGATCGAAGTCAACCAGGAGTTGGAACAGATAAAAGCCGGTTTGCAGCAAGCGCTCGACACGTTGGCGCCGGGCGGGCGGCTGGTGGTCATTTCTTTCCACTCGCTGGAAGACCGGATCGTCAAACGGTTTATCCGCGACCAATCCGGCGCGAAGACCGACCCCGGCAAATTGCCGGTCAGAGAACAAGACATAGAACAAGGGCAGCTACGCAAAATCGGCAAGTCGATTCGTGCCCAAGCGCAGGAACTGCGCAATAACCCCAGAGCGCGCAGCGCGGTAATGCGAGTCGCGGAGAAGCGTTAATGGTATTTGCACGAAACATCCTGCTAACGATATTGGTGGCGGCGCTGCTGATTTCCGGCATTGCCGTCATTTACAGCAAGTACCAATCGCGCCTGCTGTTTATCGATATCCAAAAAAAGGAAAAAGAACTCGACGATTACGAAGTCGAATGGGGACGTTTACAACTGGAATTGACCACGCTGACCGAAGAAAACCGGGTTGAAGTCGAAGCCAGATCGCGGCTAATGCTGACCCTGCCGGCGCAAGACAAAATTATATACATCAAGCCGTAATGCGAATTTTTACCGGTTCAGCCCCAGCGCCGCGCCTTAATACCGATTTTCCGATACGGCGCAAGTTGCTGCTGTCGACGATGATGCTGGCGATGGCGGCCCTGGTAGGACGCGCGGTTTACCTGCAGATCCTGGACAAGGATTTTTTGCAGGACAAAGGCGACATGCAACACGTCGGCGTGGTTTCCGTGTCCGCTTACCGCGGCCAAATCAAGGACCGTAACGGCGAGCCGTTGGCTATCAGCACCCCGGTGCAATCGATCTGGGTCAATCCGCGGCAATTGAAGGACAGC
Above is a window of Methylomonas koyamae DNA encoding:
- a CDS encoding rhodanese-like domain-containing protein, which encodes MNAPIEQYIEFATNHYLLVFALVCVIFLLIQDLIANSFNKYENISPLIAVTKMNSDDVVVLDVREQHEFTKSHIENALNIPLGKVEEQLTALEKHKKHPLIVTCQTGARSTAACKTLTKAGFEQVYNMIGGMQSWEDNKLPIKLGKTKD
- the secB gene encoding protein-export chaperone SecB, with protein sequence MAENNASSEKQFIIQKIYTKDISFETPNSPKIFTQKWEPALDLNLGTNVLPIENSMFEVSLTLTVTVKVGESTAYLVEVNQSGVFLIAGFTEQEMGPMLGSFCPNILFPYAREVISDLVSKGGFPQLILAPVNFDALYMQHLQQTQQSPQNSETKTLN
- a CDS encoding NAD(P)H-dependent glycerol-3-phosphate dehydrogenase, producing the protein MPPSISILGAGSWGTALAIQAARNGCATSLWGHNPQHIAALQRARENHRYLPGAQFPVTLELTGDIGKAVAFSPLLLISVPSHAFRDTLATIKPLLAEKPMIAWATKGFDGRDGALLSRVVAEILGEDIETAALSGPTFAGEVAADLPTAVTVASASDAFSSRLSAILHNQRFRVYTSRDIIGVQVGGACKNVLAIAAGIADGLGFGANTRAALITRGLTEIMRLGIRLGGQADTFMGLAGLGDLILTCTDDQSRNRRFGLALGRGLGQPQALAQINQEVEGISAARETFGLSQKYGVEMPITEQVYNVLFENLPPKQAVQNLLNRDQKPEQA
- the mraZ gene encoding division/cell wall cluster transcriptional repressor MraZ, yielding MFRGISSISLDAKGRVAIPTRYREELQECCDRQLVVTVAVDDKCVGEPGCLWLYPLPEWEKLEQTISKLPTLNKMAGKLRRFVIGNASECEMDGQGRLLLPEKLREFAGLEKHIVLVGQLNKFEIWNEDAWKAKEREWMDGNDNEGLEELGSLSF
- the ftsL gene encoding cell division protein FtsL — protein: MVFARNILLTILVAALLISGIAVIYSKYQSRLLFIDIQKKEKELDDYEVEWGRLQLELTTLTEENRVEVEARSRLMLTLPAQDKIIYIKP
- a CDS encoding ArsR/SmtB family transcription factor, which codes for MEDQDDNIQYDDSDISRAARCLKAMSHPLRLKILCVLGSNSISVQDIVEQVGTSQSNISQHLAILRDKGILDYKKEANRVYYFIDDERVIHLIQMMRSIFCGV
- the rsmH gene encoding 16S rRNA (cytosine(1402)-N(4))-methyltransferase RsmH, which gives rise to MPAHQTVLYAEALEQLAIKPDGTYLDCTFGRGGHSRGILAGLDESGRLLALDRDADAIASPEAKKLRQDPRFELHHASFAELAAVVGRKGYAGKIDGILMDLGVSSPQLDIAERGFSFLRDGPLDMRMDTGRGMSAADYLARVEENELVRILFEYGEERFAKRIARAIVSQRQQAPITTTLELARLIEHSVPFRDKHKHPATRSFQAIRIEVNQELEQIKAGLQQALDTLAPGGRLVVISFHSLEDRIVKRFIRDQSGAKTDPGKLPVREQDIEQGQLRKIGKSIRAQAQELRNNPRARSAVMRVAEKR